A single genomic interval of Helianthus annuus cultivar XRQ/B chromosome 13, HanXRQr2.0-SUNRISE, whole genome shotgun sequence harbors:
- the LOC110900769 gene encoding uncharacterized protein LOC110900769, protein MFKIAKVRERRRQDIKAVKFIKREDGRALIKEHAIKLRWQTYFHNLFNDQMANLQESKNTVAQSQQRNNCYFRGITQGEVRVALRKMGRAKAVGLDNIPIEAWKCLGEEGVQWFTGLFNLGMSKYRSCPDPVSIPIIPILKFHEYLIPIPILKHVGSVQYRYFEGKSRYFTDAIPYRYRKNQNVDTVSDTETCRDRDYRYRDRDGIGDVDDTQITIDGQMVSQTTKFKYLGSFVQSDGEIDNDVVHRIQAGWYRWRVATRILCDKRFPTKLKRKFYMVAIRPATLYGTDY, encoded by the exons ATGTTCAAGATTGCTAAAGTTAGGGAGCGTAGAAGACAAGATATAAAAGCAGTGAAGTTTATAAAGAGAGAAGATGGACGTGCTTTAATTAAAGAACATGCCATTAAGTTGAGATGGCAAACCTACTTTCACAATCTTTTCAATGACCAAATGGCTAACTTGCAAGAAAGCAAAAACACGGTTGCCCAAAGCCAACAGAGGAATAATTGCTATTTTCGGGGTATCACACAGGGAGAAGTGAGGGTGGCACTTAGGAAGATGGGAAGGGCTAAGGCAGTTGGTCTAGACAACATACCGATAGAGGCGTGGAAATGTTTGGGAGAGGAAGGAGTTCAATGGTTTACTGGTTTGTTCAACctagggatgagcaaataccGATCCTGTCCCGATCCCGTCTCGATACCGATAATCCCGATCCTGAAATTTCATGAATACTTGATACCGATACCGATACTGAAACATGTCGGTTCGGTACAGTATCGGTATTTTGAGGGTAAAAGTCGGTATTTTACCGATGCcataccgtaccgataccgaaaaaaCCAAAATGTGGATACCGTTTccgataccgaaacatgtcggGATCGGGATTATCGGTATCGGGATCGGGATGGGATCG GTGACGTAGACGATACTCAAATTACCATTGACGGTCAAATGGTTTCGCAGACAACTAAGTTCAAATATCTAGGATCGTTTGTACAAAGTGATGGGGAGATAGATAATGATGTAGTTCATCGCATCCAAGCTGGATGGTATAGGTGGAGAGTAGCCACTAGGATATTGTGCGACAAGAGGTTTCCAACTAAATTAAAGAGGAAATTCTATATGGTTGCAATTAGACCTGCTACGTTGTATGGAACAGACTACTGA